CCTCGAGCGATTGCGTGAACTGACGCTCGACGACGAGGAGTTCCGAATCGAGGCTCGCAGCCTGCTCGGGAAGCACGTCCCATGACGCACCTCGACGACGACGCGATCCACCGCCTGCAGCGCGTGCTGGACGCCCCCGACGCGGACGAGTCGCGCTACCGTGTCGGCGCGCGAATCGGGGAAGGCGGGATGGGCGTGGTGTACGAGGCTGAGGACCTGCACCTCGGGCGCCAGGTCGCGTTGAAGGTGCTGTCGCTCGAACGCCTGTCCGCCGACGCGGTCGAACGGATGACGCGCGAGGCGCGCGTGCTGGCCCGTCTCGAGCATCCAGGCATCGTGCCGGTCTACGACGTCGGCGCGATGCCGGACGGTCGCGCCTACGTGGCCATGAAGCGTGTGCGCGGCCGCCTCCTCGACGGCATCACGCCGGGGCTCTCGATCCGCGAGCGGCTGAGGCTGCTGCTGCGGGTGTGCGAGGCCGTGGGGTTCGCGCACTCGGCGGGAGTGCTCCATCGCGACCTGAAACCCGCCAACGTGATGGTCGGCGAGTATGGAGAAGTGCTGACGCTCGACTGGGGGGTCGCGAAGATTCGAGGCGCCTCGGCACTCGGTGGCGAAGCGCGAGAGGGCGAAGCGCGAGAGGGCGAGGCGCGAGAGGGTGGGACGCGAGGTGGTGAGACGCGAAGCGAGCCTTCGAGCGGTGCCACGCGCGACGGCACCATCGTGGGCACCCCGGGCTACATGTCGCCCGAGCAGGCGCGCGGCGAGATCGAAGCCCTCGACGAACGCAGCGACGTCTACGGCCTCGGCGCGATACTGCACTTTCTGCTGGTCGGCACTCCGCCCAGGGCGAGCACGGGACTGGGCGCCGAGGCCGCGGCGCTCGCGGCGGTCCCCGCACCGCTGCGTTCGATCGCCCTGCGCTCGCTCGCCCCGCTGCCGGCCGCGCGCTACGAATCCGCGAGCGCGATGGCCGCCGACCTCCAGCGCTGGCTCGACGGCAGCCGGGTCCTCGCGCACCGGGAGGGATGGATCGAACGGCTCGAGCGTGTCGCCGCGCCGCACCGCACCGCGATCGTGCTGGTGCTGGCCTATCTGGCGGTGCGCGCCGTAATGCTGGTCGTCTACGGCCGTTCACTTTGAGGAAAAGGATCTCCCCGGGACGCGTAACAGAATCGCGAAGGGGAGGTTCCACGCAATCACCTGGAGGTCGTGATGAACAAGATCGTGCTCGGACTGCTGCTCGGAGGCGTGCTCGGCGTACTCGACGGATTGACCGCGTGGTTCACCCCCGCCGTGCGCCCGATGCTGGCAGGCATCATTGCGGGATCGACGTTCAAAGGGCTGCTCGCCGGCGTGCTGATCGGATTCTTCGCGCGCAAGGTGCGTTCGCTCCCGCTCGGAATCGTGTTCGGACTTGCGGTCGGCTTCGCGCTCGCGTGGGCGGTGGCCGCGATGCCGGACGAAAGCGGCAAGCACTATTACTTCGAGATCATCCTGCCGGGTTCGCTGGTCGGCCTGATCGTTGGCTATGCCACGCAGCGCTACGGCCGGCTCCCCGAGCCCCGCAAGGCGTGATCGATCACGGGAGGAGCACCATGTCACGCGTGTTGCACTTCGAAATTCCCGCGGACGACACCGCTCGCGTCGCCAGCTTCTACCAGCAGGTGTTCGGCTGGAAGTTTCAGCGCTGGGAAGGACCGATGGAGTACTGGCTCGTGCAGACCGGGAGCGACGGACCCGGCATCGACGGCGGCATGATGAAGCGCGCTCAACCGGGCCAGGGACCCGTCAATACCGTCGGCGTACCGTCGCTCGACGATGCGATGAAGGCCGTGACCGCGAACGGGGGCGCGATCACGGTGCCCAGAATGGCGATCCCGGGGGTCGGATGGCTCGCGTACGCGGCCGACACCGAGGGCAACCCGTTCGGCATGATGCAGGCGGATTCCGGCGCGGCGTAGCACCGCCCGCGGAACCTCTGGCCCCGGATCCGCCGCGGTTCGCCCCTGCGAGGGCGCCCGTGGCGGAATTCCGCGACATCGCCGCCGGAATCCGACCACACTGACTCCCATGGTCACTCGCCGCGGATCCGGGCTGCTACGCTGAGGTCATGTGCCCATCTCCTTCGGCGCTCGCGCACGGTCTTCTCCCGGATGCCGAAGCCGCAATCTCTCCGGACCTGGATCGATCGGTGCAGTTGCCGGTGCCATGGTCGCGCGTGTGGCTGTGGTCGTTCATCGGGTGGACGGCGTACGTCGTGATCATCACGCTGGAGATCCACCTCGCGAATCTCAATCAGGTCAACCCCGGCGGCCGGTATCCTCCGCTGTGGCGCCAGTTCATGATTCAGTCCGTCGGGGGCATCTACTGGTTCGTCTGTACCCCTGTGGTCTTCGCAGCCTCGAGACGATGGCCGCTGATCGGTCGCGGCGCTCTCCGACATGTCGCCATTCTGATCGCGATGGGATTCACGCTGCATGCCGGTGGGATCCTGACCGAGCACTGGACGTGGCCACTGGTCCGCCGCTCCACTCGCCCGGCTCTGCCGTCGCATCTGCTGTACGGCGTCATCTATCAGATGCTGATCTTCGGGATGGTCGTGGCCGCCGCGCACGCGGTCGACTTTCGGGCGCTGTGGCGGCGCGGACGATTGCAGGCGCTCGAGCTGCGTTCGCAGCTGCTCGAGGCGCGACTTCAGGCGCTCAGCATGCAGCTCGAGCCGCATTTCCTTTTCAACACGCTGCACGCCATTTCCGAGCTGGTCTATCGCGATGCGCGGGCGGCCGATCAGGCGATCGCGCGCCTCGCCGATCTGTTGCGAAGTACGACCGCGAACGCAGGCCGCCCGCAGATCGCGCTGGCGGAGGAAGTGGGGATGCTCGAGGCGTATCTCGACATCCTGCGATTGCGCTTCGGTGACGAGCTTCGAATCACGTGCCGCGTGGATCCGGAGTTGCGCGACGCGCGCGTGCCTCCGTTGCTCATTCAGCCGCTGGTCGAGAACGCGATGCGTCACGGGCTGCGCGCAGGGGCCGGTGTGATCCGCATCGACGTGCTCGAGGACGGCGGCCGATTGCGCATCGACATCGCGGACAGCGGGGTCGGCTTCTCGTCGCTGGCGCCTCGCGAAGGTGTCGGACTGAGCAACACGCGACTGCGTCTGCAGCACCTCTACGCGGATCGCCACGTGGTGGAGTACGGTCGCGCCCCCGAGGGCGGTGCGCTG
The Candidatus Eisenbacteria bacterium genome window above contains:
- a CDS encoding histidine kinase, giving the protein MCPSPSALAHGLLPDAEAAISPDLDRSVQLPVPWSRVWLWSFIGWTAYVVIITLEIHLANLNQVNPGGRYPPLWRQFMIQSVGGIYWFVCTPVVFAASRRWPLIGRGALRHVAILIAMGFTLHAGGILTEHWTWPLVRRSTRPALPSHLLYGVIYQMLIFGMVVAAAHAVDFRALWRRGRLQALELRSQLLEARLQALSMQLEPHFLFNTLHAISELVYRDARAADQAIARLADLLRSTTANAGRPQIALAEEVGMLEAYLDILRLRFGDELRITCRVDPELRDARVPPLLIQPLVENAMRHGLRAGAGVIRIDVLEDGGRLRIDIADSGVGFSSLAPREGVGLSNTRLRLQHLYADRHVVEYGRAPEGGALVRIVLPIEGATS
- a CDS encoding serine/threonine protein kinase yields the protein MTHLDDDAIHRLQRVLDAPDADESRYRVGARIGEGGMGVVYEAEDLHLGRQVALKVLSLERLSADAVERMTREARVLARLEHPGIVPVYDVGAMPDGRAYVAMKRVRGRLLDGITPGLSIRERLRLLLRVCEAVGFAHSAGVLHRDLKPANVMVGEYGEVLTLDWGVAKIRGASALGGEAREGEAREGEAREGGTRGGETRSEPSSGATRDGTIVGTPGYMSPEQARGEIEALDERSDVYGLGAILHFLLVGTPPRASTGLGAEAAALAAVPAPLRSIALRSLAPLPAARYESASAMAADLQRWLDGSRVLAHREGWIERLERVAAPHRTAIVLVLAYLAVRAVMLVVYGRSL
- a CDS encoding VOC family protein, with amino-acid sequence MSRVLHFEIPADDTARVASFYQQVFGWKFQRWEGPMEYWLVQTGSDGPGIDGGMMKRAQPGQGPVNTVGVPSLDDAMKAVTANGGAITVPRMAIPGVGWLAYAADTEGNPFGMMQADSGAA